In Agromyces sp. G08B096, a genomic segment contains:
- a CDS encoding deoxyribose-phosphate aldolase, whose amino-acid sequence MPSREEWFIDPVRFDEMRRIRATDPAAVAAAHASRRKRPLLGDTGRLFILAADHPARGALGVGEEPLAMADRYRLLDRLALALSRPGVDGVLGTPDIIDDLTLLGVLDDKVVVGSMNRGGLRGSVFEMDDRFTGYDIPGIVRDRLDFAKCLLRINLKDPATSATLEAVAAAVSAAAAAGVPIMLEPFMSAWADGAIVNELTADAVITSVAIAAGLGTSSAYTWMKLPVVPEMDRVMAATTLPTLLLGGERGDDQEETYAGWERALELPGVRGLVVGRTLVYPPDDDVVRAVDTAAALVHDR is encoded by the coding sequence ATGCCATCGCGTGAGGAGTGGTTCATCGATCCGGTGCGGTTCGACGAGATGCGACGCATCCGCGCCACCGACCCCGCGGCGGTCGCCGCCGCGCACGCGTCGCGCCGGAAGCGACCGCTGCTCGGCGACACGGGCCGGCTGTTCATCCTCGCCGCCGACCACCCCGCGCGGGGCGCGCTCGGCGTCGGCGAGGAACCGCTCGCCATGGCCGACCGGTACCGCCTGCTCGACCGGCTCGCCCTCGCCCTCAGCCGGCCGGGCGTCGACGGCGTGCTCGGCACGCCCGACATCATCGACGACCTGACCCTGCTCGGCGTGCTCGACGACAAGGTCGTCGTCGGGTCCATGAACCGCGGAGGCCTCCGCGGGTCCGTCTTCGAGATGGACGACCGCTTCACCGGCTACGACATCCCCGGCATCGTGCGCGACCGCCTCGATTTCGCGAAGTGCCTGCTGCGCATCAACCTGAAGGACCCGGCGACCAGCGCCACGCTCGAGGCGGTCGCCGCAGCCGTGAGCGCCGCGGCCGCCGCCGGCGTCCCGATCATGCTCGAGCCGTTCATGAGCGCCTGGGCCGACGGCGCGATCGTCAACGAGCTCACCGCAGACGCCGTGATCACCTCGGTCGCGATCGCAGCGGGGCTCGGCACCAGCTCGGCGTACACCTGGATGAAGCTGCCCGTCGTGCCCGAGATGGACCGCGTCATGGCCGCGACGACGCTGCCGACGCTGCTCCTCGGCGGCGAGCGGGGCGACGATCAGGAAGAGACCTACGCCGGGTGGGAGCGGGCGCTCGAGCTGCCCGGGGTCCGCGGGCTGGTCGTGGGCCGCACCCTCGTGTATCCGCCCGACGACGACGTCGTCCGCGCCGTCGACACGGCCGCCGCGCTCGTCCACGATCGATGA
- the iolB gene encoding 5-deoxy-glucuronate isomerase, translating to MNDIPSEPLHDEASSDDRRTWVHPAGALARDGWQVVVDSSIAGWRHTALRVGEPGDTGLGLPAADLERLIVPLHGSFTVGVDAPDDDAPATERFELAGRPSVFSGPTDTLFLPPGAAARITGRGRVAVAEAPSTTRRPVRHLPVEAAPVELRGRGRASRQVHDLGTPAVLDADRLIVCEVLTPAGNWSSYPPHKHDEHRPGVESRLEEIYYFEVEPETGGDGRTGTDPFALFSASSSPQVHIEIDERVRTGDVVLLPGGYHGPAAAAPGYDLYYLNVMAGPGDRVWQITDEPGHAWVRQTWDDEELDPRLPFGAADRRSADDAKEHTP from the coding sequence ATGAACGACATCCCATCGGAGCCGCTGCACGACGAGGCATCCTCTGACGATCGCCGGACCTGGGTGCATCCAGCCGGGGCTCTCGCCCGTGACGGGTGGCAGGTCGTGGTCGACTCGTCCATCGCCGGCTGGCGGCACACGGCGCTCCGCGTGGGCGAGCCGGGCGACACCGGTCTCGGGCTCCCGGCCGCAGATCTGGAGCGCCTGATCGTGCCGCTGCACGGCTCTTTCACCGTCGGGGTCGATGCGCCGGACGACGACGCCCCCGCCACGGAGCGGTTCGAGCTCGCCGGGCGACCCTCGGTGTTCTCAGGGCCGACCGACACCCTCTTCCTCCCGCCGGGCGCGGCCGCCCGGATCACGGGCCGCGGGCGCGTCGCCGTCGCGGAGGCCCCCTCGACGACCCGCCGCCCCGTCCGGCACCTTCCCGTCGAGGCGGCCCCCGTCGAGCTCCGCGGTCGCGGACGCGCCAGCCGGCAGGTGCACGACCTCGGCACGCCCGCGGTGCTCGACGCCGACCGGCTCATCGTCTGCGAGGTGCTCACGCCGGCCGGCAACTGGTCGTCGTACCCGCCGCACAAGCACGACGAGCACCGGCCGGGCGTCGAGTCGCGGCTCGAGGAGATCTACTACTTCGAGGTCGAGCCGGAGACGGGCGGCGACGGCCGCACCGGAACGGACCCGTTCGCCCTCTTCAGCGCCTCCTCGTCACCGCAGGTGCACATCGAGATCGACGAGCGGGTGCGCACCGGCGACGTGGTGCTGCTCCCGGGCGGCTACCACGGTCCCGCGGCGGCCGCGCCGGGATACGACCTCTACTACCTCAATGTGATGGCGGGGCCCGGCGACCGGGTCTGGCAGATCACCGACGAGCCCGGCCACGCCTGGGTCCGGCAGACCTGGGACGACGAGGAGCTCGACCCCCGCCTGCCGTTCGGAGCCGCCGACCGACGGTCGGCCGACGATGCGAAGGAGCACACCCCATGA